One window of Calorimonas adulescens genomic DNA carries:
- a CDS encoding dihydroorotate dehydrogenase — MNTSVEISGMRLKNPVMNASGTFNPADYEEYIDIGRLGAVVAKSVTLNPRHGNPPPRIVETACGAINSVGIQNDGAENFIAEKLPSMRKFNVPLIASIAGLTVEEYGLVTDIMENGEGIAGYEVNISCPNIEAGGKAFGMFEEYTYKVTRTVKDRATRPVIVKLSPNVADIVKIAKAATDGGADALTIANTYLALAVDIDTGKPLLGNVLGGLSGPAIKPITLRLVYEVRKALDIPIIASGGIATYRDALEYLMVGADAVQVGLMNFNKPDIMIDIIDGIEKFLEAKRIEDINDFIGSLEV, encoded by the coding sequence ATGAACACATCGGTTGAAATTTCAGGTATGAGGCTCAAAAATCCTGTAATGAATGCATCGGGCACATTTAACCCTGCTGACTATGAAGAATATATAGACATAGGAAGGCTGGGTGCTGTGGTAGCCAAAAGTGTTACTCTAAACCCAAGGCATGGCAACCCACCTCCCAGGATAGTGGAGACAGCCTGCGGGGCCATAAACTCCGTAGGCATACAGAATGACGGGGCAGAAAACTTCATAGCAGAAAAGCTCCCCTCTATGAGAAAATTTAATGTCCCATTAATAGCCAGCATAGCCGGCCTTACAGTGGAGGAATACGGTCTTGTAACAGATATAATGGAAAATGGTGAGGGAATAGCGGGGTATGAGGTAAATATATCCTGTCCTAACATCGAGGCCGGCGGGAAGGCTTTTGGCATGTTTGAGGAATATACCTACAAGGTTACAAGGACAGTCAAGGATAGAGCCACAAGGCCCGTAATAGTAAAGCTCTCTCCCAATGTTGCAGATATTGTAAAAATTGCAAAGGCCGCAACAGATGGTGGAGCCGATGCCCTGACCATAGCCAATACTTATCTCGCCTTAGCCGTTGACATAGACACCGGCAAACCTCTCCTGGGGAATGTCTTGGGTGGGCTCTCTGGCCCGGCTATAAAACCCATAACATTGAGACTTGTATATGAGGTAAGGAAAGCCTTAGATATACCAATAATAGCCTCAGGCGGCATAGCTACATACAGGGATGCCCTTGAATACCTTATGGTCGGTGCAGATGCTGTGCAGGTAGGCCTTATGAACTTCAATAAGCCTGACATAATGATAGACATAATCGATGGCATAGAAAAGTTTCTTGAGGCAAAGAGGATAGAAGACATAAATGATTTTATCGGAAGCCTTGAGGTTTAA
- a CDS encoding dihydroorotase — protein sequence MLLIKGGRLIDPLSGTDDVLDILIDGENVVKIDKGIEGDCQVIDANGLIVSPGFMDIHSHFRDPGQTHKEDIYTGAKAAAAGGYTTVICMANTSPVVDNVDTLNRIVDRAKSADIEVMQVAAITKGLRGEELTDFKALIEAGAVGFSDDGRGILNPRIALEAMEAAKDLNVVLSFHEEDIRLIENPGVNYGPAAEKLGLKGARREAEEVLVARDAILALNTGARIHIQHVSSALSVDIIRWAKGMGAHITAEATPHHFSLTEDAVGELCTYAKMNPPLRTENDRLAIIGGLKDGTIDAIATDHAPHTTEEKDAPFATAPSGIIGLETALAVGMTYLVRPGRLSINELLSRLTIGPARIYSLDRGYIKEGHRADIAIFDPDEVWQVNGFHSRSANSPFTGASLVGKVKTTIYKGKIIYEG from the coding sequence ATGCTATTAATAAAGGGTGGCAGATTAATAGACCCGCTCTCCGGCACTGATGATGTCCTGGATATACTTATAGATGGGGAAAATGTGGTCAAGATAGATAAGGGAATCGAAGGGGATTGTCAGGTCATTGACGCCAATGGGCTCATAGTCTCCCCGGGCTTTATGGACATACACAGCCACTTTAGAGACCCCGGCCAGACACACAAGGAGGACATATATACCGGTGCAAAGGCAGCGGCAGCAGGCGGTTATACCACTGTGATATGCATGGCAAATACCAGTCCAGTTGTGGATAATGTAGATACACTGAACCGTATTGTTGATAGAGCTAAAAGTGCTGATATTGAGGTAATGCAGGTGGCAGCCATAACTAAAGGCCTTAGAGGAGAAGAACTTACTGATTTTAAGGCGCTTATAGAGGCTGGTGCGGTAGGCTTTTCTGATGATGGAAGGGGAATATTGAACCCCAGGATAGCCTTAGAAGCTATGGAGGCAGCTAAAGACCTGAATGTTGTCCTCTCATTTCATGAGGAAGATATCAGGCTTATAGAAAATCCAGGTGTTAACTACGGACCTGCTGCAGAAAAGCTTGGACTCAAGGGGGCAAGGAGAGAAGCTGAGGAGGTACTTGTAGCCAGGGATGCTATACTCGCTTTAAATACAGGGGCAAGGATACACATACAGCATGTAAGCTCCGCCCTTTCTGTAGATATAATAAGGTGGGCCAAAGGTATGGGGGCACATATCACCGCAGAGGCTACCCCACATCACTTTAGCCTTACTGAAGATGCTGTGGGAGAACTTTGCACATATGCCAAGATGAACCCTCCCTTGAGGACAGAAAATGACAGGCTCGCTATAATAGGCGGCTTAAAAGACGGTACAATAGATGCCATAGCCACAGACCATGCCCCGCATACCACGGAGGAGAAGGATGCTCCTTTTGCCACGGCCCCCAGCGGTATTATAGGGCTGGAGACTGCATTGGCCGTTGGAATGACATACCTGGTAAGGCCAGGCCGCCTTTCTATAAATGAACTGCTGTCAAGGCTTACAATAGGCCCGGCCAGGATTTACTCCTTAGACAGAGGGTATATAAAAGAGGGCCACAGGGCGGATATAGCCATATTTGACCCAGATGAGGTGTGGCAGGTAAATGGCTTTCATTCCAGGTCTGCCAACTCCCCCTTTACTGGTGCCAGTCTTGTCGGTAAAGTAAAAACGACAATATACAAAGGGAAGATTATATATGAAGGCTGA
- a CDS encoding cyclase family protein, whose amino-acid sequence MKIHDISMPIHHDMMVYKDKEEKRPALEVTRDYPEGARESKIHLEMHTGTHVDAPMHMIEGGESIDKLDLYQVVTECRVVDLTYLDDSVKRVDLVDKDIKGGEFILLKTKNSFNERFNPEFIFLEKSGAEFLAEKRVKGVGIDSLGIERGQPVHETHITLFKNGIAIIEGLRLKDIPEGRYFLVAAPLYVVGAEGAPARALLIEM is encoded by the coding sequence ATGAAGATACATGATATTTCAATGCCGATACATCATGATATGATGGTCTACAAGGATAAGGAAGAAAAAAGGCCTGCTCTGGAGGTCACCAGGGATTATCCGGAGGGGGCCAGGGAGTCCAAGATACACTTAGAGATGCATACAGGTACCCACGTGGATGCCCCCATGCACATGATAGAAGGCGGGGAGAGCATAGACAAGCTGGACCTTTATCAGGTTGTGACAGAGTGCAGGGTTGTAGACCTTACCTATCTCGATGATTCTGTAAAGAGGGTGGACCTTGTCGATAAGGACATCAAAGGTGGTGAGTTTATACTCCTGAAGACCAAAAACTCTTTTAATGAAAGGTTTAATCCTGAGTTTATATTTCTTGAAAAATCGGGGGCAGAATTTCTGGCTGAGAAAAGGGTGAAGGGTGTGGGGATAGACTCCCTTGGTATCGAGAGGGGCCAGCCGGTCCATGAGACCCATATAACCCTCTTTAAAAACGGCATAGCAATAATTGAAGGGTTAAGGCTTAAGGATATACCTGAGGGCAGGTATTTTCTTGTGGCTGCACCTCTCTATGTGGTTGGAGCAGAAGGAGCGCCAGCGAGGGCACTTCTTATAGAAATGTAG
- a CDS encoding DUF4342 domain-containing protein — protein MDELEKIDAIRDRTGVSYKEAKEALDKNEGDVVKALIYLEDNKKSWTESMTVAGADLIDKVKEIVRKGNVTKIRIKKDGRVIMDIPVTAGAISTILLPQLTLAGAAVALVANCTIEIERPDKGAVKLVEEKEKKESPGE, from the coding sequence ATGGATGAGCTTGAAAAGATTGATGCCATAAGGGACAGGACCGGAGTCAGCTACAAGGAGGCAAAAGAGGCCCTGGATAAGAATGAGGGCGATGTGGTGAAGGCCCTCATATACCTGGAGGACAATAAAAAGTCCTGGACCGAGAGTATGACAGTGGCGGGAGCAGACCTGATTGATAAGGTAAAAGAGATTGTCAGAAAAGGGAATGTAACCAAGATAAGGATAAAAAAGGACGGCAGGGTGATAATGGACATACCGGTCACAGCGGGTGCCATATCAACCATCCTGCTGCCGCAGCTTACTCTGGCGGGTGCAGCCGTTGCGCTGGTGGCCAACTGCACCATAGAGATAGAAAGGCCCGATAAGGGTGCGGTAAAGCTCGTGGAGGAAAAGGAGAAGAAGGAAAGCCCTGGGGAGTAA
- a CDS encoding sodium:solute symporter family protein, which yields MYLSFSLTLIIISAIGLYYGQKVKTLSDFNVGSGKLGASMVSGNLVGIVLGGASTIGTAEIAYTSGFNSLLYVLGTTTALIILGIFYAGPVKRSGVYTIGGFMVPTYGKEISLFVSIFSAISIVMGLISQILSSTALFMTVTNLNISLSIILSVALIVVYVLFGGFLSASIIGTMKIYLLYAGFLIAGVIAVSKLGGLMGLATGFPASAFNPLNRGVWPGLSSYFSSIIGILSTQAYFQAVYSARDIKTAKTACFTSAALNLPIGILCAIIGMYMGKNYPGINPKMALTLFSMKVLNPYMGGLVLSVLLISVIITSSGLLLSISTLLSRDIYKGFINPAADDKRELFIERLIIIGFGIVCAVLTMSLWSTPILEFTYISMGIRGLAVFLPLLATMYFKESITARSGILSASLSPLLYIVLFIMKVDAALYIALAFAFAVLLWPGLAARNLHIIKLLNKLFPGK from the coding sequence ATGTATCTTTCATTTTCTTTAACTCTAATAATAATCTCTGCCATAGGACTCTATTATGGGCAAAAGGTAAAGACCCTGAGCGATTTCAATGTTGGAAGCGGAAAACTGGGAGCATCCATGGTGAGCGGCAACCTTGTCGGCATAGTGCTGGGCGGTGCGTCTACCATAGGCACTGCGGAGATCGCCTATACATCCGGCTTTAATTCACTGCTGTATGTCCTTGGTACCACAACCGCCCTTATTATCCTCGGGATATTTTATGCAGGACCTGTAAAGCGCTCCGGCGTATATACCATAGGCGGCTTTATGGTACCAACGTATGGAAAAGAGATAAGTCTTTTCGTAAGTATATTCTCTGCCATATCCATAGTCATGGGGCTTATATCACAGATACTCTCCTCCACTGCCCTGTTTATGACCGTTACCAATCTTAATATATCCCTCTCAATAATACTGTCTGTGGCGTTAATTGTCGTGTATGTGCTCTTTGGCGGGTTCTTAAGCGCCAGTATAATCGGTACCATGAAGATATACCTGCTATATGCAGGGTTTTTAATAGCAGGCGTCATAGCCGTATCAAAGCTGGGTGGGCTTATGGGCCTGGCCACGGGTTTTCCCGCATCTGCATTTAACCCGTTGAACAGGGGTGTATGGCCTGGCCTCTCCTCATACTTTTCCTCCATAATAGGCATACTTTCCACCCAGGCATACTTCCAGGCAGTCTATTCAGCCAGGGATATAAAGACCGCAAAAACAGCCTGCTTTACGTCGGCGGCCCTAAACCTGCCTATAGGCATATTATGTGCCATCATAGGCATGTATATGGGCAAGAATTATCCAGGAATAAATCCCAAAATGGCCCTCACACTTTTCAGTATGAAGGTCTTAAACCCATACATGGGCGGCCTTGTCCTGTCTGTACTCCTGATTTCTGTCATCATCACATCCTCGGGGCTGCTCCTTAGCATCTCTACCCTGCTCTCCAGGGATATATATAAAGGGTTTATAAACCCTGCTGCCGATGATAAAAGGGAACTCTTTATAGAGAGGCTTATAATAATAGGGTTTGGAATAGTATGTGCGGTCCTCACCATGTCCCTATGGAGCACACCCATACTGGAGTTTACATACATATCCATGGGGATAAGGGGGCTTGCTGTATTCCTGCCTCTGCTTGCAACCATGTATTTTAAAGAAAGCATCACAGCAAGGTCTGGAATACTGTCCGCATCCCTGTCACCACTGCTATATATTGTCCTTTTCATCATGAAGGTCGATGCAGCTCTGTATATAGCCCTTGCTTTTGCTTTTGCAGTCCTCCTATGGCCAGGCCTGGCCGCCAGAAATCTGCATATTATTAAATTGTTGAACAAATTATTTCCCGGGAAATAA